One window of Akkermansia biwaensis genomic DNA carries:
- a CDS encoding GbsR/MarR family transcriptional regulator: MVLDDVQRAFVEQWGEMGARWGVSRSVAAVHAFLYLSEEALSADDLCEALSMARSNVSTALKELEGWELVFRESRMGDRKSYYRVQADVWEMARAIMKERKKREAEGALRTVGECLEKARKARNEFQEGRLEAMQEILQLGCSFADKAASCPPSLIKKALKMGGKVLDWVARK; this comes from the coding sequence ATGGTTTTGGACGACGTGCAGAGAGCTTTTGTGGAGCAATGGGGGGAGATGGGCGCCAGATGGGGCGTCAGCCGGTCCGTAGCGGCGGTTCATGCGTTTTTGTATTTGAGCGAGGAGGCCCTGAGCGCCGATGATTTGTGCGAGGCTTTGTCCATGGCGCGTTCCAATGTTTCCACAGCGCTGAAAGAGCTGGAAGGATGGGAGCTGGTGTTCCGGGAAAGCAGGATGGGAGACAGGAAGTCCTATTACCGTGTGCAGGCCGATGTGTGGGAGATGGCCAGGGCCATCATGAAGGAGCGCAAGAAGAGGGAGGCCGAGGGCGCCTTGAGAACGGTCGGCGAATGTCTGGAAAAAGCCCGGAAGGCACGGAACGAGTTTCAGGAAGGCAGGCTGGAGGCCATGCAGGAGATATTGCAGTTGGGCTGTTCTTTTGCGGACAAGGCCGCTTCATGCCCGCCTTCCCTGATTAAGAAAGCGCTGAAGATGGGAGGAAAGGTGCTGGACTGGGTAGCCAGGAAGTAA
- a CDS encoding SDR family oxidoreductase has product MKTNVCECPDRVAVTGVLGYSGRYMARKLVNRGVGIVGLTNSVGKPNPDGWRLSPLCWDDPVALAESMRGCRALINTYWVRFNSRWFSHAEAVEHTRVLFEAAAKAGVERIVHISITHPDRDSSLSYFRGKAELERMLESQDIPYSVLRPAVLFGERPGEDILINNMAWVLRNFPVVGIPENGEYRLQPIHVEDLAALAVREAMAEGGENRVIEAVGPEAYTFRGLFAMLGEAIGVKRPVLSVPPWCAFAAARVMGAFHRDVMLTRDEIRGLMEDRLYVEGAVPAGFSRLSSWARRHAQELGRSYACEMARRRVER; this is encoded by the coding sequence ATGAAAACGAATGTGTGTGAATGTCCGGACAGGGTTGCCGTGACCGGCGTCCTGGGGTACAGCGGGCGTTATATGGCCCGGAAGCTTGTGAACCGGGGCGTGGGGATTGTCGGGCTGACCAATTCCGTGGGGAAGCCCAATCCGGATGGATGGCGGCTGTCTCCCCTGTGCTGGGATGATCCCGTCGCCTTGGCGGAGAGCATGAGGGGATGCCGCGCCCTGATCAATACGTACTGGGTGCGGTTTAATTCCCGGTGGTTTTCCCATGCGGAGGCTGTGGAGCATACAAGAGTGTTGTTCGAGGCCGCCGCCAAGGCCGGAGTGGAAAGGATCGTGCATATCAGCATCACCCATCCCGACAGGGACAGCAGCCTGAGCTATTTCCGAGGGAAGGCGGAGTTGGAACGCATGCTGGAAAGTCAGGATATTCCGTATTCCGTCTTGCGTCCGGCCGTCTTGTTCGGCGAACGGCCGGGGGAAGATATCCTGATTAATAATATGGCCTGGGTTCTGAGGAATTTTCCGGTAGTGGGCATTCCGGAGAATGGGGAGTACCGTCTTCAACCGATCCACGTGGAGGATTTGGCGGCTCTGGCCGTCCGGGAGGCGATGGCGGAAGGCGGGGAAAACAGGGTTATTGAGGCGGTAGGGCCGGAGGCCTATACGTTCCGCGGCCTGTTTGCCATGCTGGGGGAAGCGATAGGCGTCAAAAGGCCGGTTTTGTCCGTTCCCCCCTGGTGCGCCTTTGCCGCCGCCAGGGTGATGGGGGCGTTCCATCGCGATGTGATGCTGACAAGGGACGAGATACGTGGATTGATGGAGGACAGGCTGTATGTTGAAGGAGCCGTTCCGGCCGGTTTTTCCCGGCTTTCCTCCTGGGCCCGGAGACATGCGCAGGAGTTGGGGAGGTCTTATGCCTGTGAAATGGCCAGGAGGAGGGTTGAACGGTAG
- the ispG gene encoding (E)-4-hydroxy-3-methylbut-2-enyl-diphosphate synthase, whose amino-acid sequence MQSSYCPSPYRYTRRVTREVMVGNVGVGGANPIRVQSMLTSDTRDTDACVKEALELAAAGCEIIRLTAQTKAYAANLENISRELRAAGCHVPLVADIHFKPDAAMEAAKWVEKIRINPGNFIDKKKFEVREYTDAEYQEELDRVREEFTPLVLFCKEHGRAMRIGSNHGSLSDRILNRFGDTPEGMVESAIEFAQIARDLDYHSLVFSMKASSVKVMIAAYRLLVERMNALGPDWNYPIHLGVTEAGGGEDGRIKSAVGIGSLLMDGIGDTLRVSLTEDAVREVPVAYRLSNPFQPSERPDDPLSAFPEPELCYDPLKFSKRQGGLAMCYGIRLGWEQPVRVVVPDAGFYALQDERGAMGDMMPELALGQLDAIEVDPRSNADLEPLKELAEPSIVTVKNGLDMEPVHAFRLLASRIEDRHLILLKDTLAPGSVSGEDVPLVAARNVGSLLCDGIGDALLVQGESDPRLASFLAFNILQATGMRLTRADYVSCPSCGRTLYNIQEATDRIRKATEHLKGVRIAVMGCIVNGPGEMADADFGYVGGAPNKINLYVKHTPVKFNIPEEEAVERLVDLIKEYGRWVEPKRESF is encoded by the coding sequence ATGCAGTCTTCCTATTGTCCGAGTCCCTATCGATACACGCGCCGCGTGACCCGCGAGGTCATGGTGGGCAATGTGGGGGTTGGCGGCGCCAATCCCATCCGCGTCCAGTCCATGCTGACGTCCGACACGCGGGATACGGATGCCTGCGTGAAGGAGGCCCTGGAGCTGGCCGCCGCCGGCTGCGAGATTATCCGGCTGACCGCCCAGACGAAGGCGTATGCGGCCAATCTGGAGAATATTTCCCGCGAATTGCGCGCTGCAGGCTGCCATGTGCCGCTGGTGGCGGATATTCATTTCAAGCCGGACGCCGCGATGGAGGCCGCCAAATGGGTGGAGAAGATCCGCATTAATCCCGGCAATTTCATCGACAAGAAGAAGTTCGAGGTGCGCGAGTACACGGATGCCGAGTACCAAGAGGAACTGGACCGTGTGCGGGAGGAGTTTACGCCCCTGGTGCTGTTCTGCAAGGAACATGGCCGCGCCATGCGCATCGGTTCCAACCACGGTTCCCTGTCCGACCGCATTTTGAACCGTTTTGGCGATACGCCGGAGGGAATGGTGGAGAGCGCCATTGAGTTTGCGCAGATTGCCCGCGACCTGGATTACCATTCCCTGGTGTTTTCCATGAAGGCGTCCAGTGTGAAGGTGATGATCGCCGCGTACCGCCTGCTGGTGGAGCGCATGAACGCGCTGGGTCCGGACTGGAATTATCCCATCCATCTGGGGGTGACCGAGGCGGGAGGCGGGGAAGACGGCCGCATCAAGAGTGCGGTGGGCATCGGGTCCCTGCTGATGGACGGTATTGGCGATACCCTGCGCGTGTCCCTGACGGAAGACGCCGTGCGCGAGGTGCCCGTGGCCTACCGGCTTTCCAATCCGTTCCAGCCGTCCGAAAGGCCGGACGATCCCCTCTCCGCGTTTCCGGAGCCGGAGTTGTGTTATGATCCCCTGAAGTTTTCCAAGCGGCAGGGCGGCCTGGCCATGTGCTACGGCATTCGCCTGGGCTGGGAACAGCCCGTGCGCGTGGTGGTTCCCGATGCCGGTTTTTACGCCCTGCAGGATGAGCGCGGCGCCATGGGCGACATGATGCCGGAGCTGGCTCTGGGCCAGTTGGACGCCATTGAAGTGGACCCCCGCAGCAATGCCGACCTGGAGCCGCTGAAAGAGTTGGCGGAGCCGTCCATTGTGACTGTAAAGAACGGGCTGGACATGGAGCCGGTGCACGCGTTCCGTCTTCTGGCTTCCCGCATTGAGGACAGGCATTTGATTTTGCTGAAGGATACGCTGGCGCCCGGTTCCGTTTCCGGAGAAGACGTGCCGCTGGTGGCCGCCCGGAATGTGGGCTCCCTGCTGTGCGACGGGATTGGGGACGCTCTGCTGGTGCAGGGAGAGTCCGATCCGCGGCTGGCTTCCTTCCTGGCCTTTAATATCCTGCAGGCCACCGGGATGCGGTTGACGCGCGCGGATTACGTTTCCTGCCCGTCCTGCGGGCGCACCCTGTACAATATTCAGGAGGCGACGGACCGCATCCGCAAGGCCACGGAACATTTGAAGGGGGTGAGGATTGCCGTGATGGGGTGCATCGTGAACGGGCCGGGAGAGATGGCGGACGCCGACTTCGGGTATGTGGGGGGGGCTCCGAACAAGATCAACCTGTATGTGAAGCATACCCCCGTCAAGTTCAATATTCCCGAGGAAGAGGCGGTGGAGAGGCTGGTGGACCTCATCAAGGAGTACGGACGCTGGGTGGAGCCGAAACGGGAGAGTTTTTAA